From Rhodococcus antarcticus, the proteins below share one genomic window:
- the hisN gene encoding histidinol-phosphatase produces the protein MTDTGFSADLALAHRLADTADAITTARFGALDLQVSSKPDLTPVSDADLAVERAVRDLLADERPADAVLGEELGGTVVNAGRCWVLDPIDGTKSYVRGVPVWATLVALLVDGVPVVGVVSAPALGRRWWASAGDGAWLRVQDAPVRRLAVSAVDSLDAASLGFSSLSGWRDAGLREAFLDLTDAVWRVRGHGDFFSYCLVAEGAVDVAAEPEVSLWDLAPLDVLVREAGGAFTALDGTPGPHAGSAVASNGRLHGAVLGALAPRTAAAPPPLSDR, from the coding sequence GTGACCGACACCGGGTTCTCCGCCGACCTCGCCCTCGCCCACCGGCTGGCCGACACCGCCGACGCCATCACCACCGCCCGGTTCGGTGCGCTGGACCTGCAGGTGAGCTCGAAGCCCGACCTCACCCCGGTCTCCGACGCCGACCTGGCCGTGGAGCGCGCGGTGCGGGACCTGCTGGCCGACGAGCGCCCGGCCGACGCGGTGCTCGGCGAGGAGCTCGGCGGCACGGTGGTGAACGCCGGCCGCTGCTGGGTCCTCGACCCGATCGACGGAACCAAGAGCTACGTCCGTGGGGTCCCGGTGTGGGCCACGCTGGTCGCCCTGCTGGTGGACGGCGTCCCCGTGGTCGGCGTGGTCAGCGCCCCGGCCCTGGGTCGGCGGTGGTGGGCCAGTGCCGGCGACGGCGCGTGGCTACGGGTGCAGGACGCGCCGGTCCGCCGGCTCGCGGTGTCGGCGGTGGACTCCCTCGACGCCGCGAGCCTGGGGTTCTCCAGCCTGTCCGGGTGGCGCGACGCCGGGCTGCGCGAGGCGTTCCTCGACCTCACCGACGCCGTCTGGCGGGTGCGCGGCCACGGGGACTTCTTCTCCTACTGCCTGGTCGCCGAGGGTGCGGTGGACGTGGCGGCCGAGCCCGAGGTGTCGCTGTGGGACCTCGCCCCGCTCGACGTCCTGGTCCGCGAGGCCGGGGGTGCGTTCACCGCGCTGGACGGCACCCCCGGCCCGCACGCGGGCAGCGCGGTGGCCAGCAACGGGCGCCTGCACGGTGCGGTGCTGGGGGCGCTGGCCCCGCGCACGGCGGCGGCTCCCCCACCCCTGAGCGACCGCTGA
- a CDS encoding DUF1330 domain-containing protein: MSAYWISTYADILDDEKMAAYAALAGPALTAAGGTFLARGTAAAWFEQGVEQRSVLLEFPSVEAAVAAHDGADYQAALAALGDGAVRDIRIVPGLQP; encoded by the coding sequence ATGAGCGCCTACTGGATCAGCACCTACGCCGATATCCTCGATGACGAGAAGATGGCGGCCTACGCCGCGCTGGCCGGTCCCGCGCTGACCGCGGCCGGCGGCACCTTCCTCGCCCGCGGCACCGCAGCGGCCTGGTTCGAGCAGGGGGTCGAGCAGCGGTCGGTGCTGCTGGAGTTCCCGTCCGTCGAGGCCGCGGTGGCGGCGCACGACGGGGCCGACTACCAGGCGGCGCTGGCGGCCCTCGGCGACGGGGCGGTCCGCGACATCCGGATCGTGCCGGGTCTGCAGCCGTAG
- a CDS encoding putative leader peptide gives MSRSLRPRVPLVRRRAVDLRRTASAVCP, from the coding sequence GTGTCCCGATCCCTGCGTCCCCGCGTGCCCCTGGTGCGCCGCCGTGCCGTCGATCTCCGGCGCACGGCGAGCGCGGTGTGTCCCTGA
- a CDS encoding competence/damage-inducible protein A: protein MVARAGIVVTGTEVLTGRVPDRNGPWLAEALRRLGVDVGHVVVVGDRPDDLSAALRFLADTGADLVITTGGLGPTADDLTAQLVGQVQGRAPELDVALEGRITEIVARLSRDRGWRMDPGATAAGTRKQAVVPAGAEVIEPVGTAPGLVVPVADGRTGPPVLVLPGPPGELRGMWPAALESPRVRAALAGATELRQRTVRLWGTPESELAATLRGLEGTLDGLEITTCLRGGELEVVTRFGPEHQAGYDALVAAVHGAHGSTVFSTDGAEVDELLARALDTRGWTIATAESCTAGMLVARLTDPAGSSVRVLGGIASYSNGVKTAALGVPAELIDALGAVSAEVAVAMASGVRERLGADVGVGITGIAGPGGGSADKPVGLVHVCVQSPLRSVSRELHVPGGRADVRERTVRVVLQLLLELVAP, encoded by the coding sequence ATGGTTGCGCGCGCGGGCATCGTCGTCACCGGCACCGAGGTCCTCACGGGCCGGGTGCCCGACCGCAACGGACCCTGGCTGGCCGAGGCGCTGCGTCGCCTCGGGGTGGACGTCGGGCACGTCGTGGTCGTGGGGGACCGGCCGGACGACCTCTCCGCCGCGCTCCGGTTCCTGGCCGACACCGGCGCGGACCTCGTCATCACCACCGGTGGGCTCGGGCCCACCGCCGACGACCTCACCGCGCAGCTCGTCGGTCAGGTCCAGGGCCGGGCCCCGGAGCTCGACGTGGCCCTCGAGGGCCGGATCACCGAGATCGTCGCGCGGCTCAGCCGCGACCGGGGCTGGCGGATGGACCCCGGGGCGACCGCGGCCGGCACCCGGAAGCAGGCCGTGGTGCCGGCCGGGGCCGAGGTGATCGAGCCGGTGGGCACCGCGCCCGGGCTGGTGGTGCCGGTGGCCGACGGGCGCACCGGACCGCCCGTGCTGGTGCTGCCCGGCCCGCCGGGGGAGCTGAGGGGCATGTGGCCCGCAGCGCTGGAGTCGCCGCGGGTCCGGGCCGCGCTGGCCGGGGCGACCGAGCTGCGCCAGCGGACCGTGCGCCTGTGGGGGACACCGGAGTCCGAGCTCGCCGCCACGCTGCGTGGGCTCGAGGGCACCCTCGACGGCCTGGAGATCACCACGTGCCTGCGCGGCGGCGAGCTGGAGGTGGTCACCCGCTTCGGCCCCGAGCACCAGGCGGGCTACGACGCCCTCGTGGCCGCGGTGCACGGCGCGCACGGGTCCACCGTGTTCTCCACCGACGGGGCCGAGGTCGACGAGCTGCTGGCCCGGGCCCTGGACACCCGCGGCTGGACGATCGCCACCGCCGAGTCGTGCACCGCGGGGATGCTCGTGGCCCGGCTGACCGACCCGGCGGGCTCCTCGGTGCGGGTGCTCGGCGGGATCGCCTCGTACTCCAACGGCGTCAAGACCGCAGCGCTCGGCGTGCCGGCCGAGCTCATCGACGCCCTGGGCGCGGTGAGCGCCGAGGTGGCCGTGGCGATGGCGTCGGGGGTCCGGGAGCGCCTCGGTGCCGACGTGGGTGTCGGCATCACCGGGATCGCCGGACCCGGGGGCGGCAGCGCGGACAAGCCCGTGGGCCTGGTGCACGTGTGCGTGCAGAGCCCGCTGCGGTCGGTCTCCCGCGAGCTGCACGTGCCGGGTGGGCGGGCGGACGTCCGCGAGCGCACCGTGCGCGTGGTGCTGCAGCTGCTGCTGGAGCTCGTCGCGCCCTGA
- a CDS encoding response regulator transcription factor has product MRVLVVEDEPRLAETVRRGLTAEGVVVEIADNGVDGLWMGTNATYDVIVLDIMLPRLNGYDVLKGLRAKDVWTPVLMLTAKDGEYDQADAFDLGADDYLTKPFSFVVLVARLRALQRRGAPARPTVLEAGDLSLDPGRRRVVRGTTELSLTPREHGLLEFLLRHKGNVVTKGEILRGVWDAHYSGDDNVVEVYVGYLRRKIDTPFDRRAIETVRGVGYRLHADGG; this is encoded by the coding sequence ATGCGGGTGCTGGTGGTCGAGGACGAGCCGCGCCTGGCCGAGACGGTGCGCCGGGGGCTCACCGCCGAGGGCGTCGTGGTCGAGATCGCCGACAATGGTGTCGACGGGCTCTGGATGGGCACCAACGCCACCTACGACGTCATCGTGCTCGACATCATGCTGCCGCGGCTGAACGGGTACGACGTGCTCAAGGGCCTGCGCGCGAAGGACGTCTGGACGCCCGTGCTGATGCTCACCGCCAAGGACGGCGAGTACGACCAGGCCGACGCCTTCGACCTCGGCGCCGACGACTACCTGACCAAGCCGTTCTCGTTCGTCGTCCTCGTGGCGCGACTGCGGGCCCTGCAGCGCCGGGGCGCTCCGGCGCGCCCCACCGTGCTCGAGGCGGGCGACCTCTCCCTGGACCCCGGCCGGCGCCGGGTGGTCCGCGGCACCACCGAGCTCTCGCTGACCCCCCGCGAGCACGGTCTGCTCGAGTTCCTCCTGCGGCACAAGGGGAACGTGGTGACCAAGGGGGAGATCCTGCGGGGGGTGTGGGACGCGCACTACTCCGGCGACGACAACGTCGTGGAGGTCTACGTCGGCTACCTCCGCCGCAAGATCGACACCCCGTTCGACCGCCGGGCCATCGAGACCGTGCGCGGGGTCGGCTACCGGCTGCACGCCGACGGCGGCTGA
- a CDS encoding cysteine dioxygenase, producing MNTPLLTPTTHNRLTTRLAELVTAAAARPDLWRPLVRFSERDRCWSRLEGPGDVDLWLLTWTRSQSTDLHDHGRSTAALTVVQGTVTEVRPDGHGGLRADTLGVGGLRTVDPGHIHDIRNDGDEPAVSIHGYSPRLEQMTFYRVVDGTPVVDRTVRTDQPEL from the coding sequence GTGAACACCCCGCTGCTGACCCCCACCACCCACAACCGCCTCACCACCCGGCTGGCCGAGCTCGTCACCGCCGCGGCGGCGCGACCGGACCTGTGGCGCCCGCTCGTGCGCTTCTCCGAGCGCGACCGCTGCTGGAGCCGGCTGGAGGGCCCGGGCGACGTGGACCTGTGGCTGCTCACGTGGACCCGCAGCCAGAGCACCGACCTGCACGACCACGGGCGGTCGACCGCGGCGCTGACCGTGGTGCAGGGCACGGTGACCGAGGTCCGACCGGACGGACACGGAGGTCTGCGGGCCGACACCCTGGGCGTGGGCGGGCTCCGCACCGTGGATCCCGGTCACATCCACGACATCCGCAACGACGGTGACGAGCCCGCCGTGAGCATCCACGGGTACTCCCCGCGCCTCGAGCAGATGACCTTCTACCGGGTGGTGGACGGCACGCCCGTCGTCGACCGCACGGTGCGAACCGACCAGCCGGAGCTCTGA
- a CDS encoding UPF0182 family protein, with protein sequence MAVRPPSGVPGLSRRSRLLLIAGVVLLVVLFGGTRLIETYVNWLWFGEVGQRGVFTTVIVTRAVLFLVFTVLVAGAISGALLLAYRSRPVFVPVAGPDDPVARYRTTIMTRLRWFGLGIPLVVGVLSGLVAQASWTTVQLWMNGTSFGTTDPVFNLDVGFYAFDLPFYRLILDWLFVILVLAFLANLVTHYIFGGLRLAGRGGQLTRAARVQLATLAGVFVLVKAVAYWFDRYALLSSNRNTRFTGATYTDLNAVLPARLILLAIAIICAASFFAGVVLRDLRVPALGLALLVFSSVVVGAAWPAVLQQFSVNPNEAQREATSIQRNIDATRQAYNIGGDNVSYVSYSGTDTVAPSDVKTDPTISNVRLLDPNVVSPTFTQQQQLKNFYGFPNTLNVDRYTVKGEQRDYVVAARELDPANLSGNQTNWINRHTVYTHGDGIVAAPANQVNAAVGDASGGGGSGNAGSPVYTVSDLASPGDAATDPLAVVQPRIYYGPLIGGSNPDYAIVGGNGASREYDTDTATSTYDGSGGVPVGSLLHRLAFAGQYGERNLLFSSAVSGDSKILFKRDPATRVKAIAPWLTTDSETYPAVVDGRIQWIVDGYTTLNSFPYAQSTSLTTATTDSTETTGIQQLPTDQVSYIRNSVKATVDAYDGTVTLYASDESDPVLKAWEKVFPGVVKPASEVSPDLRAHFRVPQDLFKVQRELLTKYHVSDPTEFYNSNNFWDVATDPTIENKTGSLNQPPYYILAADPEDKTKTSFQLTSALVGLNRQFLSAYVTASSDPSTYGKITVLQLPTTVQSEGPQQVQNRMVSDGAVAGELNPIRQNSTTVTYGNLLTLPIGASGLLYVEPVYLRRSGQSSSFPQLARVIVSYNNKIGYASTLGAALDQVIGAGAGSGVTPPADGPTPGTTTAPPTSTTAPPTSSAPGGTVTQNQAVAGLNSALAQVKSAQTSGDLGRLGTALTQLDAAVQAYERATGQPVPTTALTAPPTPATPTPTATG encoded by the coding sequence GTGGCCGTGCGGCCCCCTTCCGGAGTTCCCGGACTGTCCCGGCGCAGTCGACTGCTGCTGATCGCGGGGGTCGTGCTGCTCGTCGTCCTCTTCGGTGGCACGCGGCTCATCGAGACCTACGTGAACTGGCTCTGGTTCGGCGAGGTCGGCCAGCGCGGGGTGTTCACCACCGTCATCGTGACGCGTGCGGTGCTCTTCCTGGTCTTCACCGTGCTCGTGGCGGGGGCGATCAGCGGTGCGCTGCTGCTGGCCTACCGGTCGCGCCCGGTGTTCGTGCCCGTGGCCGGCCCGGACGACCCGGTGGCCCGGTACCGCACGACGATCATGACGCGGCTGCGCTGGTTCGGCCTGGGCATCCCGCTGGTGGTGGGAGTGCTGTCCGGACTGGTAGCACAGGCCAGCTGGACCACGGTGCAGCTGTGGATGAACGGCACCAGCTTCGGCACCACCGACCCGGTGTTCAACCTCGACGTCGGCTTCTACGCCTTCGACCTGCCGTTCTACCGGCTGATCCTCGACTGGCTGTTCGTGATCCTGGTCCTGGCGTTCCTGGCCAACCTGGTCACCCACTACATCTTCGGCGGCCTGCGCCTGGCCGGCCGCGGGGGTCAGCTCACCCGGGCCGCCCGGGTGCAGCTCGCCACGCTGGCCGGGGTGTTCGTCCTGGTCAAGGCGGTGGCCTACTGGTTCGACCGCTACGCGCTGCTCTCCAGCAACCGCAACACCCGTTTCACCGGTGCCACGTACACCGACCTCAACGCGGTGCTGCCCGCACGGCTGATCCTGCTGGCCATCGCGATCATCTGCGCCGCATCCTTCTTCGCCGGCGTGGTGCTGCGCGACCTGCGGGTGCCGGCCCTGGGCCTGGCTCTGCTGGTCTTCTCCTCGGTGGTGGTCGGCGCTGCCTGGCCCGCCGTGCTGCAGCAGTTCTCGGTCAACCCCAACGAGGCGCAGCGCGAGGCCACGTCGATCCAGCGCAACATCGACGCCACCCGGCAGGCGTACAACATCGGCGGCGACAACGTCAGCTACGTCAGCTACTCCGGGACCGACACCGTCGCCCCCAGCGACGTGAAGACCGACCCGACCATCTCCAACGTCCGCCTGCTCGACCCCAACGTCGTCTCGCCCACGTTCACCCAGCAGCAGCAGCTGAAGAACTTCTACGGCTTCCCGAACACGCTCAACGTCGACCGGTACACCGTGAAGGGCGAGCAGCGCGACTACGTCGTCGCCGCGCGCGAGCTGGACCCGGCAAACCTCAGCGGCAACCAGACCAACTGGATCAACCGCCACACCGTCTACACCCACGGCGACGGGATCGTCGCGGCGCCGGCCAACCAGGTCAACGCCGCCGTGGGTGACGCGAGCGGGGGCGGGGGCAGCGGCAACGCCGGCTCCCCGGTCTACACCGTCAGCGACCTGGCCTCGCCGGGTGACGCGGCCACCGACCCGCTCGCCGTCGTGCAGCCGCGCATCTACTACGGCCCGCTCATCGGCGGCTCGAACCCCGACTACGCCATCGTCGGCGGCAACGGGGCCTCCCGCGAGTACGACACGGACACCGCGACCTCCACCTACGACGGATCCGGTGGAGTGCCCGTGGGCAGCCTGCTGCACCGCCTCGCCTTCGCCGGGCAGTACGGCGAGCGCAACCTGCTGTTCTCCAGCGCGGTCTCGGGCGACTCCAAGATCCTGTTCAAGCGCGACCCGGCCACCCGCGTGAAGGCCATCGCGCCGTGGCTGACCACCGACAGCGAGACCTACCCGGCCGTGGTCGACGGGCGCATCCAGTGGATCGTCGACGGCTACACGACCCTGAACTCGTTCCCCTACGCCCAGAGCACCTCGCTGACGACCGCCACCACCGACAGCACCGAGACCACGGGCATCCAGCAGCTGCCCACCGACCAGGTGTCCTACATCCGCAACTCGGTGAAGGCCACGGTCGACGCCTACGACGGCACGGTCACGCTGTACGCCAGCGACGAGAGCGACCCGGTCCTGAAGGCGTGGGAGAAGGTGTTCCCCGGAGTGGTCAAGCCGGCCAGCGAGGTCTCGCCGGACCTGCGGGCGCACTTCCGGGTCCCGCAGGACCTGTTCAAGGTGCAGCGCGAGCTGCTGACCAAGTACCACGTGTCCGACCCGACGGAGTTCTACAACAGCAACAACTTCTGGGACGTGGCGACCGACCCGACGATCGAGAACAAGACCGGGAGCCTCAACCAGCCGCCGTACTACATCCTCGCCGCCGACCCCGAGGACAAGACCAAGACGTCCTTCCAGCTCACCAGCGCCCTGGTCGGGCTGAACCGGCAGTTCCTCTCCGCCTACGTCACCGCCAGCTCGGATCCCAGCACCTACGGCAAGATCACCGTCCTGCAGCTCCCCACCACGGTGCAGTCCGAGGGGCCGCAACAGGTGCAGAACCGGATGGTCTCCGACGGGGCCGTGGCCGGTGAGCTCAACCCGATCCGGCAGAACTCCACGACCGTGACCTACGGCAACCTGCTCACGCTGCCCATCGGCGCGTCGGGGCTGCTGTACGTGGAGCCGGTGTACCTGCGACGCTCGGGCCAGTCGTCCTCGTTCCCCCAGCTGGCCCGCGTCATCGTCAGCTACAACAACAAGATCGGCTACGCCTCGACCCTGGGTGCGGCCCTGGACCAGGTCATCGGGGCCGGTGCAGGATCAGGGGTGACGCCGCCGGCCGACGGTCCGACGCCCGGGACCACCACGGCCCCGCCGACGAGCACCACGGCACCGCCCACGAGCTCGGCGCCGGGCGGGACGGTCACCCAGAACCAGGCGGTGGCGGGGCTGAACTCCGCGCTGGCCCAGGTGAAGTCGGCGCAGACCAGCGGTGACCTCGGCCGGCTGGGCACCGCGCTCACCCAGCTCGACGCGGCCGTGCAGGCCTACGAGCGGGCCACCGGTCAGCCCGTCCCGACGACGGCACTGACGGCTCCGCCCACCCCGGCGACGCCCACGCCGACCGCGACGGGGTAG
- a CDS encoding acyl-CoA dehydrogenase family protein translates to MTAQLDTRPAPLDPGTTPFEAALARADLVAATLRATAAERDHLGASPRAEVELLREHDLLQVQEPVVLGGAGLGYAQASLLTRRVARGDTSIAHLLGYHYAQTRIAHLFGTAEQAAEHSRRNAEGRLFWGGVQNPRGADGLVLTRDGDGFRLSGRRTFASGASLGDHLSVTATLDDSLVFVSLPAGRAGFTALGDWDNIGQRLTDSGGVVFENARVERSEILGEDPLTGRTPSPYQTLVTPHWQLAFVNFYLGTAEGALEEALDWVRLHGTAWESSGVDRAGDDPYVLQTIGEVRSEVRAAALLADRAGRALQTALDTGPELTDDERAEAAVAIYEAKVVTTTTSLSAASRLFEIQGARATTSGYGFDRHWRNLRTHTLHDPVAYKAREVGDWALNRRAPEFSLYR, encoded by the coding sequence GTGACTGCCCAGCTCGACACCCGTCCCGCCCCGCTCGACCCCGGCACCACCCCGTTCGAGGCCGCCCTGGCCCGCGCGGACCTCGTCGCCGCCACCCTGCGCGCCACCGCCGCTGAGCGGGACCACCTCGGCGCCAGCCCGCGCGCGGAGGTCGAGCTGCTCCGCGAGCACGACCTGCTCCAGGTCCAGGAGCCCGTGGTCCTCGGCGGGGCCGGGCTCGGCTACGCGCAGGCCTCGCTGCTCACCCGCCGCGTCGCGCGCGGCGACACCTCCATCGCCCACCTGCTGGGCTACCACTACGCCCAGACCCGGATCGCGCACCTGTTCGGCACCGCCGAGCAGGCTGCCGAGCACTCCCGGCGCAACGCCGAGGGCCGGCTGTTCTGGGGCGGGGTGCAGAACCCCCGCGGCGCCGACGGGCTCGTGCTGACCCGCGACGGGGACGGCTTCCGCCTGAGCGGGCGGCGCACCTTCGCCTCGGGTGCGAGCCTGGGCGACCACCTCTCGGTCACCGCGACCCTCGACGACAGCCTCGTGTTCGTCTCGCTGCCCGCCGGTCGGGCCGGGTTCACCGCCCTCGGCGACTGGGACAACATCGGTCAGCGCCTGACCGACTCCGGGGGCGTGGTCTTCGAGAACGCGAGGGTCGAGCGCTCGGAGATCCTGGGCGAGGACCCCCTGACGGGCCGGACCCCGAGTCCGTACCAGACGCTCGTCACCCCGCACTGGCAGCTCGCGTTCGTCAACTTCTACCTCGGGACGGCTGAGGGGGCGCTGGAGGAGGCCCTGGACTGGGTGCGGCTGCACGGCACCGCGTGGGAGAGCTCGGGCGTGGACCGGGCCGGCGACGACCCCTACGTCCTGCAGACCATCGGGGAGGTGCGCAGCGAGGTCCGGGCGGCGGCGCTGCTCGCGGACCGGGCGGGACGGGCGCTGCAGACGGCCCTGGACACCGGGCCGGAGCTGACCGACGACGAGCGGGCGGAGGCAGCCGTCGCGATCTACGAGGCGAAGGTCGTGACCACGACGACCTCGTTGTCCGCGGCCAGCCGGTTGTTCGAGATCCAGGGGGCGCGGGCCACCACCAGCGGCTACGGCTTCGACCGGCACTGGCGCAACCTGCGCACCCACACCCTGCACGACCCGGTGGCCTACAAGGCCCGCGAGGTCGGCGACTGGGCGCTGAACCGTCGGGCACCGGAGTTCTCGCTCTACCGCTGA
- a CDS encoding sensor histidine kinase produces the protein MHVLVRPSLWGVRTRSALAAALVVTVAFALASGALLLVLQRSLQSAGDTSSASRAAEISTQLESVAPGDLAPELLATDGRTAAVQVLDADGVVVLASPGAPELPMIATRPSVGQVLVVDEDSSPLVPDDFRVTAQAVDGAQGELTVLVAAGQEPVESTLVTVAALLAVGLPVIVLVVGVATYALVGRSLRPVERMRVQVAAVSSADLAERVPVPAPQDEIARLARTMNAMLSRLQAGQEAQRRFVGDASHELRSPLTTITAALELARDHPETLDAEVVGGVLLPEAERMRQLVADLLLLASADERGLPLQVGDVDLDDLVDAEVARTRAGGLDVVAAVHPVRVRGDAARLARVVRNLTDNAVRHAHGRIWASCRADGGWAVLTVGDDGPGIPAVERDRVLERFVRLDADRARSAGGSGLGLAIVVEIVTAHGGSVVVGESAAGGAEVGVRLPLG, from the coding sequence GTGCACGTCCTGGTCCGGCCCTCGCTGTGGGGGGTGCGCACGCGCTCGGCACTGGCCGCCGCCCTCGTCGTGACGGTGGCCTTCGCCCTGGCCTCCGGGGCGCTGCTGCTGGTGCTGCAGCGGTCGCTGCAGTCCGCGGGTGACACGTCCTCGGCCTCGCGCGCGGCGGAGATCAGCACCCAGCTGGAGTCGGTCGCCCCCGGGGACCTCGCCCCTGAGCTGCTCGCCACCGACGGTCGCACGGCCGCGGTGCAGGTGCTGGACGCGGACGGGGTGGTGGTGCTGGCCTCGCCCGGCGCCCCCGAGCTCCCGATGATCGCGACGCGGCCATCGGTGGGGCAGGTGCTGGTGGTCGACGAGGACTCCAGCCCCCTCGTCCCTGACGACTTCCGGGTGACCGCGCAGGCCGTGGACGGAGCGCAGGGTGAGCTGACGGTCCTGGTGGCGGCCGGGCAGGAGCCGGTCGAGAGCACCCTGGTGACCGTGGCCGCCCTGCTCGCGGTGGGCCTGCCGGTCATCGTGCTCGTCGTGGGGGTGGCGACGTACGCGCTCGTCGGCCGCTCGCTGCGACCGGTGGAGCGGATGCGGGTGCAGGTGGCCGCGGTGAGCTCGGCCGACCTCGCCGAGCGGGTGCCGGTTCCGGCTCCGCAGGACGAGATCGCGCGCCTGGCCCGCACCATGAACGCGATGCTGAGCCGGTTGCAGGCGGGCCAGGAGGCGCAGCGGCGGTTCGTGGGTGACGCCTCCCACGAGCTGCGCAGCCCGCTGACCACGATCACCGCGGCGCTGGAGCTCGCCCGCGACCACCCCGAGACCCTCGATGCCGAGGTGGTCGGTGGGGTGCTGCTGCCCGAGGCGGAGCGGATGCGCCAGCTCGTGGCCGACCTGCTCCTGCTCGCGAGCGCCGACGAGCGCGGACTCCCGCTGCAGGTGGGCGACGTGGACCTCGACGACCTGGTCGACGCCGAGGTCGCCCGGACCCGGGCCGGGGGGCTCGACGTCGTGGCGGCGGTGCACCCCGTGCGGGTGCGCGGGGACGCCGCGCGCCTGGCCAGGGTCGTGCGCAACCTCACCGACAACGCCGTGCGCCACGCCCACGGCCGCATCTGGGCGAGCTGCCGCGCCGACGGTGGCTGGGCCGTGCTGACGGTGGGCGACGACGGGCCGGGCATCCCCGCGGTCGAGCGGGACCGGGTGCTGGAGCGCTTCGTCCGCCTCGACGCCGATCGGGCCCGCTCGGCGGGGGGGTCCGGACTGGGCCTGGCGATCGTCGTGGAGATCGTCACCGCGCACGGGGGCAGCGTGGTGGTGGGGGAGTCCGCCGCCGGGGGGGCCGAGGTCGGGGTGCGCCTGCCGCTGGGGTGA
- a CDS encoding HpcH/HpaI aldolase/citrate lyase family protein, translated as MSISANRSRIDPGIARSWLLVPANRPERFTSAADGAADVVVLDVEDAVAETGKTLARANVLAWLRAGGQAWVRVNGTTTAHWATDLDALADTPGLLGVVLAKTESAAEVDDTAARLPAGTPVVALVESALGVEAALEVARASATLRLAFGVGDYCRDTGASKDPLALAYPRSRLVVASRAAGLGGPVDGPTLAVDEAALVRETQLAASLGMTGRLSLRAEQAPTLNRLLSPGAPAVAAARGVVAELGEDGARVRDGSDGPRLAGAKKVLALAAALAGHPAP; from the coding sequence GTGAGCATCTCCGCGAACCGCAGCCGCATCGACCCCGGGATCGCCCGGTCCTGGCTGCTCGTGCCGGCGAACCGGCCGGAGCGCTTCACTTCGGCTGCCGACGGAGCCGCCGACGTCGTGGTCCTGGACGTCGAGGACGCCGTGGCGGAGACGGGGAAGACCCTCGCCCGCGCGAACGTGCTCGCGTGGTTGCGGGCGGGCGGCCAGGCGTGGGTGCGCGTGAACGGCACCACGACCGCGCACTGGGCCACCGACCTCGACGCCCTCGCCGACACACCCGGCCTGCTCGGCGTGGTGCTGGCGAAGACCGAGAGCGCCGCGGAGGTCGACGACACCGCCGCCCGGCTGCCGGCCGGCACCCCGGTGGTGGCCCTGGTCGAGTCCGCCCTGGGTGTCGAGGCGGCGCTCGAGGTGGCGCGCGCGTCGGCCACCCTGCGGCTGGCCTTCGGCGTGGGCGACTACTGCCGCGACACCGGAGCGAGCAAGGATCCCCTGGCCCTGGCCTACCCACGCTCACGGCTGGTCGTGGCCAGCCGGGCCGCCGGGCTGGGGGGGCCGGTCGACGGACCCACCCTGGCCGTCGACGAGGCGGCGCTGGTCCGGGAGACGCAGCTGGCGGCGTCGCTGGGGATGACGGGTCGGCTCAGCCTGCGTGCGGAGCAGGCCCCCACGCTGAACCGGCTGCTGTCCCCGGGTGCCCCCGCCGTGGCTGCGGCCCGAGGGGTGGTGGCCGAGCTCGGGGAGGACGGGGCCCGCGTCCGCGACGGAAGCGACGGACCCCGCCTTGCCGGGGCCAAGAAGGTGCTCGCGCTCGCCGCGGCCCTCGCCGGGCACCCCGCGCCGTGA
- a CDS encoding PPA1309 family protein, protein MSQLTPTALSTCVREVVEFVDAGGWDQPPQLFALVPTAELLAQEPDLHGQLDATAELTPVAQDALPGGVEGAAPELDAALAQILWPAGVSGCALVQEVLILPPDAEAELDAAGAGTDALARAAAHPERREARVVAAVLRDGQALCLLQLRADSPADGSPELLEHPDLAPGLVAALHATFAD, encoded by the coding sequence ATGAGCCAGCTCACCCCCACGGCGCTGTCCACCTGTGTGCGCGAGGTCGTCGAGTTCGTCGACGCCGGGGGCTGGGACCAGCCGCCCCAGCTGTTCGCCCTGGTCCCCACGGCCGAGCTGCTCGCCCAGGAGCCGGACCTGCACGGTCAGCTCGACGCCACGGCCGAGCTGACCCCGGTGGCCCAGGACGCGCTGCCGGGCGGGGTCGAGGGCGCCGCCCCCGAGCTCGACGCCGCCCTCGCCCAGATCCTCTGGCCGGCCGGGGTGTCGGGGTGCGCGCTGGTGCAGGAGGTGCTGATCCTGCCCCCCGACGCGGAGGCGGAGCTGGACGCGGCCGGCGCGGGGACCGACGCGCTGGCCCGGGCCGCCGCGCACCCCGAGCGGCGCGAGGCCCGTGTGGTGGCGGCGGTGCTGCGCGACGGGCAGGCGCTGTGCCTGCTGCAGCTGCGGGCGGACTCCCCGGCCGACGGGTCACCGGAGCTGCTGGAGCACCCGGATCTCGCGCCCGGCCTCGTCGCCGCCCTGCACGCCACGTTCGCCGACTGA